The Primulina eburnea isolate SZY01 chromosome 18, ASM2296580v1, whole genome shotgun sequence genome segment GCTTTCCGGAAGCCTCCCGCCTAGTTTTCAGCTCCCCAACCTCCAGCGGCTTCTTCTTCAGTCCAATCACCTGGAGGGACAGATATTTTCTAGCTTAGTTTATTGTAGAAAGCTTTGGGATATACAGCTGTCAGATAACGAATTCACGGGTACCATACCGAAACAAGTCGGGAACCTGACTCGCCTCAATTTCATGAATGTACAAGACAACAAATTGAGAGGTTCTTTTTTCTTCTTACAATTTGTTAAAGATACTAAAAACTTGTGTTCTAACAGGAGTTtcgatgtttttcatgttaCCTATGATTTCATACTTGTTTGTCACAGGTGAGATACCCTCTGAGCTAGGTGACCTTAAACTTAGGATGCTTAACTTGGGAAACAATACCTTTTTTGGGTCCATCCCTGAATTCATTTTCAACATCTCAACACTAAACGAACTGGTACTTGGTTTCAGTAACTTCGGAGGTACACTTCCAAGAAATATGGGGACGTTTCTTCCAAATTTAGTGTCACTCTTTCTAGACATGAACAACCTCACCGGCACAATCCCGAATACTCTAAGCAATGCTTCCAACCTTCAATTCATAGGCATCGCCAACAACTCATTTACTGGTATTGTACCAAATCTTGGCAATTTAAGACAGCTTCGAAGCCTTAATGTGGAAGAAAATAATCTTACAGGAGAACATCCTAATCAAGAATTGGAATTtatcacttcactaaccaattGTCCTTATCTGGAGGAATTGTTTTTCGCGTATAATCAATTCAACGGTATCCTCCCAACCTCATTAGGAAATTTATCAACATCCCTCAAGTATTTCTCTGCTTATGGATCCCACATTAAGGGATCCATTCCTCACACAATTGGAAACTTGTCGGGTCTCGAATCTTTGGACTTAACTAACAACGAGTTAATAGGATCAATACCAGAAACAATAGGGGAACTAACCCAACTTCATAATATATATCTCGAAAACAACAGACTGCAAGGGAGCATCCCCACAGAATTTTGCCAACTAAGCAGTTTGGAAGAGTTGTACTTGAGTGGGAACATGCTCAATGGCACCATACCAACATGCTTTGGCAATTTGAAGTCTCTTAGTGGATTGTTCTTAGACTCCAACAGTTTGACTTCAGTGGTACCGAACTTGTGGAATATATCAAACCTTCTTCAGCTGCACTTGTCCACTAATTTCTTATATGGAAACATATCATCAGAGTTTCAGAACTTGAAGACACTGTGGTATTTCGACTTGTCTTGGAATCAATTTTCAGGTGACATCCCAAACTCAATTCGTGATATGCAATCTTTAGAGATCTTATCTTTGGCACACAATAACCTTCAAGGAAGTATTCCGCAGTTCATAGGAGTCTTACGAGGATTGGTTTCTTTGGATCTTTCAAACAATAATATCTCTGGAGTTATTCCAATCTCATTGGAGTCACTTATGTTTCTAAGTTTTCTGAATTTATCTCACAATAGATTAGAAGGACGAATCCCAACTGGAGGACCTTTCTCGAACTTTACAGCTCAATCGTTTATGATGAACTATGCACTTTGTGGTGATGTTCGACTACAAGTCCCACCTTGTAATGTTGACAAGTCGAGCTCAAAACATGTTTCGTTGATTAAATCCATCTTAGCTCCCACTGTGTCAGCAATCTTAGCAGTGACATTATCAATCTGGTTGCTGAGAAGGCGGCATTTAGCTAACAAGAGACATCAACAAGTTGAGATCTCACCCCTTCTTTCTTGGAGGCGGATTTCTTACCAAGAACTTCTACGAGCAACGGAAGATTTAAGTGAAGCCAACATAATTGGAAGAGGGAGCTTTGGTTCAGTGTACAAAGGGACACTTTCTGATGGCTTAAACATTGCGGTGAAAGTTTTCAACATGAATTTAGAGAGAGCGATCAAAAGCTTTGAAGTCGAGTGTAAAGTAATAAGCACAATTCGCCACAAGAATTTGGTTAGAGTCATTAGTTGTTGCAGCAACACAGATTTCAAAGCATTAGTTTTGGAGTACATGCCTAACTGGAGCCTCGAGAAATGGCTACATTCCCCTAACTATTACTTGGATTTGCTGCAGAGACTAAACATAGGAATCGATGTTGCGCAAGCTCTCGAATATCTTCATCATGGAAATACATTACCAACCGTTCATTGCGATTTAAAGCCTAATAACATCCTCATCGACGAAGATATGATTGCACATGTTGGTGATTTCGGAATCTCCAAACTCTTTGGAGAAGGGGAGACTTTTCATCAGACGATCACATTGGCCACCATTGGTTACATGGCACCAGGTGATGTTAGCTTTTCGAGTTCTATCAACACTATAATTTCCTTTTAATTCGACGACCTTAGCTTTCGACTAATTAGTGTTTTTGTTTCTGGAAGCGTAGAGTATGGATCAGAAGGGAAAATATCAACAAGTTCTGATGTTTACAGTTATGGCATCACATTGCTAGAGTTATTTACTAGCAAGAAACCAGCAGACGAAATGTTCACTGAAGAAATGAACCTAAAGGATTGGGTGAGTAATGCATTACAAGAAGACATGGTAATTGAAGTTGTTGCCACAGGTTTACTCGACCAAGAAGATCAACATTTCTCCGCAAAGGAGCAGTGTGTCTCGTCTATTTTCGACGTGGCGATGAAATGCTTAGCCATTTTACCAGAAGAGAGAGTTAACATGATTGAAACTGTTGTGATACTAAAAAAGATCAAAGACTCATTTCAAGAAAGTTCCACCACTAGATGACGTCCTTCTAGTATGTTGGACGGGTTTTTGGGGTCAACTCACCCTCGTGGGATCGCGACCTTTGTCCCAGCCATTGTAGCACGTGTGTCGCCCAGGGCATGAGGGAGATTATATTATTTTCACAATAAAGGTTCATAGGATAATATGTGTATTTGAGTAAGGTTTTGGACCTTGTCCTACATATAGGAAGGAATTCCAAAAGATTGAATTAGTAAccgtttaaatatatttatctgAGTTGCATAGCTTCTGCTCAAATTGGGCCATTACAACTGAAAATTCTATGagaatttaagttttttttaaaaaaaaaaaatggaattaCATATACGGCTGAAAATGAAATGTATATTAATAAATTGTACGATTGATTTAAAGTAGCATTTatgtataattaattaattatcattttattataaatttactaaaaatacatttaacaaaatatagagagaaaatACTACAAATTAAAGTTGAAATATTTAAAAGCAATTCAAAGAGATAAGCGTTATGGTTTATTGATAAAATTTACATAAAACTTACTACAACCAATAtaaattatagtgataattcattatctttttttaattattaattgcaCATTAGAATtgcattgaaaattttatttatctaatatttatattttaattcattattatATAACTATAATTCTTTGAGCCTTTCGGCTTCCT includes the following:
- the LOC140819642 gene encoding LOW QUALITY PROTEIN: uncharacterized protein (The sequence of the model RefSeq protein was modified relative to this genomic sequence to represent the inferred CDS: inserted 2 bases in 1 codon), producing MEKFLCFLLLVIFLYVQNCSKYIVLGETNLNLTTDEESLLAFKSRITSDPSDILARNWSTRNIASFCFWIGVSCGRHQXRITTLDLHGWNLEGTIAPHLGNLTFLRYLDLSYNSFTGRIPEELSGLRRLEVFNLQSNYFSGYVPWFLGTFKELEQIWLNENLFTGVIPRLSNLSKLETLVMSDNSLYGTVPQETGNLSSLQLLVFSNNQMSGSIPDGIFNISSLQVIALTNNGFSGMIPVNLCDNMPQLNAIGLSLNMLSGVIPSNVYRCKSLEILSLSFNQFSGRIPKEIGQLTMLKELYLGNTNLEGGIPTEIGNLSRLEIFIMNGTSVSGHIPSTVFNISSLVVIEFSNNRLSGSLPPSFQLPNLQRLLLQSNHLEGQIFSSLVYCRKLWDIQLSDNEFTGTIPKQVGNLTRLNFMNVQDNKLRGEIPSELGDLKLRMLNLGNNTFFGSIPEFIFNISTLNELVLGFSNFGGTLPRNMGTFLPNLVSLFLDMNNLTGTIPNTLSNASNLQFIGIANNSFTGIVPNLGNLRQLRSLNVEENNLTGEHPNQELEFITSLTNCPYLEELFFAYNQFNGILPTSLGNLSTSLKYFSAYGSHIKGSIPHTIGNLSGLESLDLTNNELIGSIPETIGELTQLHNIYLENNRLQGSIPTEFCQLSSLEELYLSGNMLNGTIPTCFGNLKSLSGLFLDSNSLTSVVPNLWNISNLLQLHLSTNFLYGNISSEFQNLKTLWYFDLSWNQFSGDIPNSIRDMQSLEILSLAHNNLQGSIPQFIGVLRGLVSLDLSNNNISGVIPISLESLMFLSFLNLSHNRLEGRIPTGGPFSNFTAQSFMMNYALCGDVRLQVPPCNVDKSSSKHVSLIKSILAPTVSAILAVTLSIWLLRRRHLANKRHQQVEISPLLSWRRISYQELLRATEDLSEANIIGRGSFGSVYKGTLSDGLNIAVKVFNMNLERAIKSFEVECKVISTIRHKNLVRVISCCSNTDFKALVLEYMPNWSLEKWLHSPNYYLDLLQRLNIGIDVAQALEYLHHGNTLPTVHCDLKPNNILIDEDMIAHVGDFGISKLFGEGETFHQTITLATIGYMAPEYGSEGKISTSSDVYSYGITLLELFTSKKPADEMFTEEMNLKDWVSNALQEDMVIEVVATGLLDQEDQHFSAKEQCVSSIFDVAMKCLAILPEERVNMIETVVILKKIKDSFQESSTTR